Within Cercospora beticola chromosome 6, complete sequence, the genomic segment TCTTCATAACGGGCTTCATCAAAGACGGCCGCTTTTTGTGGATGGGCCTCGCCCTCCTTGGCCAGTGGCTGACTCGCCTTTTGGATCCTCTCGGCTTCCTCTGTCACTTCGTGGATATTCGTGAGTACGCTCTCAACCGTCTCCGTAAGGCCTGCCTTGGCAACCGACTCGTCGATTTTGGCATCTTCGCCCTTTTCGTCGCTCCATTCGAGTCCCCATGTAATCAGTCGGTCCTTCTGAATGCGGTACTTGCGGTGCAGCGAGGCGAACTGGACATTTGTGTTCGACTGCACTTGCAGATTGGCCAGAGCACTCTTCTTGGCGTCGGAGTACAGTTTAGATAGCCTGGCGGTTCGTGGCATCGCTGGATGCGCAGCGCGATACCCTTCCATGATGGTGGCGTTGCTGTCGCACTGGCATAATCGGTCCAAGTGTCGCTCACTGCGGTCAATGTTCAGTCGCGAACAGCAGTGACTGTCATGTGAAGCGACGCTGAGATTTGCAGAGTGTCCCGATCATAGCCATGCAGggcgaagagggagagggtGCGTGAAGGGTTTGAGGTGGATTGCTGCAGCCTTCGGCGTTCGAAAGTCGCTGCCTGGTCAGCCACAACGTCGATCGCCAAGACCAACCGAGGACTGGCAACTTCCCTGCTCATGCCTAGGCATAAGAAAGACGCCGCCAGGTTCAGACAACATTTGTCACGAAAAAAGTTCGGATGGTTGAGGAGTATCAGCATCTGCTCTCAACTGCAGCAATTGTCTGTGCTATTCATCCCATATGCCTCGCTATGGAAAATGCTCACGTGTTTCTATTGTACAAGTTGCCCGATCTGCAGCATCTGCCGGCCTCCTGAGCCCTTCAAACTCATGTCTCACGTGTCGCACGCACTGTGGCTAGTGATCATGTCTGCGAAGGGTATCCCGAGTGCAGGGTAGTTTCATATATTAGCAGCCTACTCCCCAGCTTTGCTGGCTGCAGGCAGAGACGCCACGCTCACTATTTCCTGTCGCGAGCAGGATCATGAGAACAGCACATCGAAGGCAGCACATCTGAATTGCTCGTACTGTCTCAAATCTCTAGCCAGCTGCTCTTGTGTTCAAGATAAGCGCCACAATCAAGCTAACAGATGGCGTGTCAGCTCGAGCTCAGTATCAGTAGAAGCAGCACACGTAGACGTACCCGTAAAGTCCCAGCACTTCGCCGAAAATGAGAATGAGCACCATGCCGACGAAAATGCGTGACTGTTGCATATACGCGCGTACTCCCTATGGTCTCCAATTAGTTCTCCTTGTCCAGTCCCACATCTCATGATTGCCTACCGCATCGCCAACTATCCCGATTGCATATCCCGCTGCTAACCCAGTCAAACCGACTGAAAGGCCACACGCTAAGTGCATGCAACCATTGTATAGACTGTAATTTTGCCCAGGCGGCGCCTTCATGTTTCCTGCTATCAGCACTGCCACCACCAGAGCGTAGACAGCAATAATTCCAGACATAACAACCGGAATGAGAGACTGTCCGATGTGAGCATATTGTCCAGTTCTTCGCCATCGTGCTTGTTGCAGGCTTCAGCATACCTTCATGATCAGGTCCGGCCTGAAAACACCAACGTTTGCGATACCGATGCCTGACTTTGCTGTGCCATATGCCGCGCCCATACCTGCATTGCCTTAGTGTCCATTCTACCACCTTATTCAAGGTATTTTGTCCATACACCCAAAGATCATGGCAAAGGCGATGCCACCCATGCCCAAGAACGGCGCGAACTTGGGCGTCAGCTCTGACGTCGACGAGTAGTCGGCCATCGTGAATGTGCTCGACGGAGACGGCGGTATGGTatcgagctcgatgtcgGCGGTGCTGTGGTAGCGGCGGTGATGGGAgtcgacgatgatgtcgtGGTAGTTCGTCCGCCGGCTGCACGCGCATCACGCTTGGGCCGTGCACCTCTAGATATgcttggcggcgaggagaggGCGCGGATCCACAACCACCACACCACACCTCCGCTCGAGACTCCGCCGACTCACACCAATCCACCGGCCACTAACCCCGCGGCCACTCATCGCCGCCGCTTTGGACGACGTCGTTGTGTTGACTGGGTTCCGCTGAGCCTGGGAAACACGCATTGGGGCAATCCGAATCCACACGGGACTGGTCAGCACTCTGCCACGGATGGgccgccagcagcgacaaTGGCTTATCAACCGCCACAAGGTCGTCACTACGCGCGCAACACGCCCGCCGAAATAAATCCTGCGAGCAGCGGGCAGCGCGATGCAGCTTTTGCCAACATCTTCGGCGGTGCTCCGCCTGGGAGGACGGGTGGGACGCAGGAGCGAGCAAACACCATGTCGGCGGCCACGCAGCAGTACATGCAGCGGGCCCCGCCCGTGAGGATGGGTCAACAGCCGAACGGCTATCCCCGACCACCCAGCTCTTCAGACGGCAGCGTGAACGGGCAGCCAGCGTACGGCATGAATGGACAACCGGgacaacaacgacgaccGCCCCCGCAGAATCTGCCCCAACCAATTCGCCCCGATCGAGTGCCATATGGCCAGCCGCAGCGTCTTGACCAACGAATGCCAGCTCCGCCAGGCCCATATCAGCGCTCCTTTAGCGGAAGACCTGGCGCCCCAGGCCCTGCGTTGAGCACCGACTCCTTTCGCACACAATCGCTCGCCTCTGTGCCGCGTCCCATGTATCAAGGGCCTGGAGGCAGTTACCAGGCTGCTCCTGCCCAGGCGTTTCGACAGCAGCCATATGTGAATCAGCACTTGGCCAGGACTACGGCTCAAGGTCGCGTAGTGCCTGACAGGCCGCAAGATGAGCGCACGATGTCCATGTCTTCATACACGCGTGATGCCGATTTCACGCAGACAATGAGTGGGAGGGTGATACCCAATAGAAGACGAGAGTCTGGCGATACCGACATGAGCAGCTCGACCATGACTAACGGGCATGGCGATCCTCGCAATGGCTTTGCGGGCAACGGGAGACATCCAAGTGGCAGCAGCCATACTACCCAGGGCTCAAGGACAATGTCTATGGCATCGACGGCCGTGTCGCCAAGCGAGGCACAGCGCCAAGGAAGTATGCCACGATCCGACAGCCAACGCACTGGAACGATGGTCGCGCAGAAGCGGCCCTCACTCGTATACGGCGCATTGTTGTCGAATGTTGCAGCGGCGTTTCGTGAAAGAGTATCATTGAGGGATCAGATCAAGGATGGTTTGGAATACAAGAATGCCTTCACGGGCTTCGAGGCTGTGGAGCTGATCGCGTACGTGATCAGAACTTCCGACCGTAATCTGGCGCTTCTTTTGGGCAGGTCTTTGGACGCGCAGAGGTTTTTCCACGAAGTAACATACGCGCATCGATTGCGAGACTCTCCCAACGAGGTCTACCAATTCAAGGAGACGATCAATGAGGAACCTCCGGAGGTCAACGGCGTCTTCACACTCTTGACAGAATGCTATTCGCCGACGTGCAATCGGGATAACCTGTGTTACTCCATCGCTTGTCCACGTCGCctggaacagcagcagcgattgAATATGAAAATCACGCCAGGTCTGAAGCGCGAGACGTCTCGATCCAGTTTGCATGACGAAGTTGACACGGAACAAAAGTTGTGGATCAACACCGTCTCAAAGGAAGTCTCGGACAGCGTGAGcgaacgagagaagaagcgTCAAGAGGTCATTTCCGAACTGATGTATACCGAGCGCGACTTCGTCAAGGATCTGGAATATCTACGGGACTTCTGGATCAAGCCGCTCAGGCAGCCTGACCACTCCCCAATTCCTGAGCACAGGCGAGAGAAGTTCATCCGAACAGTCTTCTCCAATTGCCAAGAAGTTCACTCTGTCAACGCGCGCATGGCACAAGCCCTGACacgacgacaacaacagAATCCGGTGGTAAGGAACGTGGGTGACATCTTCCTGGAGTACGTGCCTCAATTCCACCCTTTCATCCGGTACGGCGCAAGCCAGCTATTTGGAAAATTCGAATTTGAGAAAGAGAAAGGCTCAAATGCTGCATTCGCTCGTTTTACCGAACAGACTGAGCGCTTGAAGGAATCTCGGAAGTTGGAGTTGAACGGCTACCTCACCAAGCCGACAACACGTTTGGCCAGATATCCTCTGCTTCTCGAGAATGTCTTGAAGCACACCGACGAGAACAATCCCGATATGAAGGACATTCCCAAGGCCATCGAACAGATCAGACATTTCTTGAGCCGAGTCAACGAAGAGTCTGGCAAAGCAGAGAACCACTTCAACCTGATGAGCTTGAATTCGCAACTAAAATGGGGCCAGATCCCGCACATGGACTTGAAACTGACCGAAGAATCGCGGCAACTCATTTTCAAAGGCAATCTCAAAAAGACGCCTACGGCTGAGCAGGCTCATGTCACTGCTTATCTGTTCGATCATGCCGTTCTCATCGTCCGGGTCAAGACTGTCAACAAGAAGGAAGAAATCAGAGTATACCGAAAGCCAATTCCACTGGAGCTACTACAAATTCGCGAAATGGACTATGTGCTGCCAAAGATGGGCATTGCAAAGCGACCCTCGTCAAGCATGATACCCGGCATTGGTCGTGTCGGCACGCGACCACCTCCGAACGAACAAGGCTATCCGATCACGTTCAAAGGCCTTGGAAAGGGCGGTTACGAGCTGACCCTTTACTGTACCTCTCAGGTGCAGCGTGAAAAGTGGATGGAGCACATTATGACACAGAAAGAGAAGCTGTCTGAGCGCCACAAGATCTTCACAATGGCCAAATTGAATGAAGGATTCTTCAACGCGACTGTCCGAGTTAATTGCTGCAGGCCAATAGACGGCGGCAGGAAATTAGTGATTGGAACGGACTTCGGCGTGTACGTCTGTGATAGAAAACCGAAAGACGCGTCGCAGAAACCAAAACGCATGCTGGACATCAAGCTGGTGACGCAGCTGGAAGTGCTTGAACAACATCAGATCATCATCGTACTGGCCGACAAGGCGGTCTACAGTTTCCCACTGGAGGCACTTGAGGACGAGAGCTCGCAAGCACCTTCAAAGCGCGGCCGAAGGATATGTCATGCCAATTACATCAATGCAGGCACATGCAATGGCCAGACGCTTGTGTGCTGTGTCAAGTCCAGTTCACTCTCCTCCACCGTCAAGGTCTTCGAGCCGATGGACTCCATGaccaagggcaagaagaagtccgGCTTTGCCAAAATGCTTGCTGGTGGACAAGAAGTTCTGAAGCCTTACAAGGAGTTCTACATCCCCATGGAAAGCAATAGCATCCACTTCTTGCGCAGCAAGATCTGCGTCGGTGGTGCCAAAGGCTTCGAAATTGTCTCGCTCGAGACTCTGGAAACACAATCCCTCCTCGACCAGGCCGACACTTCGCTTGACTTCGTCGCACGTCGTGAGAACGTCAAGCCAATCTACATCGAACGTAGCACTGCCGAGTTTCTGCTTTGTTACAATGATTTCTCCTTCTATGTCAACAAGAACGGATGGCGAGCTCGAGGCGACTGGAAGATCCTTTGGGAAGGATCACCAAATGCTTTCGCGACGTGGGGTGAAAAGTACATCCTTGCATTCGAGCCGGAGTTCATCGAGATTCGGCAAAGCGATACGGGTGGGCTGGTCTGCATACAGACGCATAAGAACATCCGCTTCTTGCACCAGAGCACGAGAGAGGTAAGATCGATCATGATGATAATCAGCAGTACTTTACTAACGGAAATTCCCAGATACTCTTCGCGTacgaagacgaagtcggCGACGATGTCATTGCCTCTCTGGACTTCTGGGGCCGCCCACAGTCTCCTCAAGCTCAGGTCAAGTAGAATGTTACCCCAACAGAGGATGATCATGTCGAAGAAACGAATCAAGCGCAAAATACGCAAGAAGAAACATGGCCTATCAATGCATCAACAGGCAAAGGGAAGCAGAAAGCGCTCATGTGAAACGGACAGCGCTACGCGCAAGCACAACAGAGCGCGACAAAGCCGTGGCCAACGCTCGTGGACTTGTCAGGAATACTGCCAGTCCACGACTGCCATGTCGTTGATGTCTCCTACAAGCGCACACGCCATTTGCCTTGAGACTGGTGGTGAAAATGAAGGAGAGAGGAGGTGCGCGAGAAGCAGAGCCGGGTCGAGCGCGTACAAGCCTTGCAAGATCTGGCTGTTGCGCACTATCTGTGACTGTGTCGGGAGGAGTGCACGCAACACCGGTCATCAAGTCGAGCGTTCCGCGAGAAAGACCTGATACAGTGCGATTCGGAGGGGAAATGAAGAGGGCAGGCAGGGCTGCTGTGTATGTATATATATGAATATACCCGGGTTTGACACGCGTGTGAGAGCGGATGATGTGACGGAACGGTGATAGAGAAAAGACGCAGAGTCGAGCCCGCGGTGCGGCAGTGACGATTACGGGGATGCAAGTAGGGCGCAGCAGACAGATGAGATACATGTAATGATGAAGGACAGCataagaagacgacgagaaaCAATCAAGGTGCATGTGAAAGATGATGGCATTTCATCTCTAGCTTCTCTGCCTGTCTCTTGAAATTATCTAACTTCGTGCCTGAGACTTTCTGTCTGTTTCTGCCTGGGGTATCATCGCGCGCGCAAAGTAACGCCTCAGTAAACAACCGCCCAAAGTAACCCGCTACAGTGAACAATTATGCGTCTCGCTCAGACGTGACAGTCGCCCTCAAAGCTGACCTTATCGCCTGCGCGCCATGTAAAAGACCGGCCTCGCAATGTGATGTGATGGGATGTGAAGGTGGAAGCGGAGAATGAAGCTGGGGACCTGGCGATCTTGAAGATCAAGCCATGCTGTTTGATGCGTCTGATGTGATGTGTGTCATGTAGTGTGCGCCGTCTCGCTCGCTCAACCAAGCAGACGACTGTCGTAACCAACACTCTCTTCGAGTACCGACCAAATTTTGCCCATGATAGCGCGCTGGGCCTGATGATATCGAATCTGGtgaagagctggagcatTGGCAGCGAGCCACATGTTCTCCTGGTGCCATCCGCGAATGCCGAAAGTGAGCAGGAGAAGGGTGGCAAAAGCGAGAAATATTTGCAGCCAGAGTGGTGAGCGGAAGAAAGCTTCAGAGAGGGTCGAGTCGCGGACTTTTTCGGTGTACCTAACGATCTGAAATGGGCGGCGGCCGGTGGTGGTCTCTGTGgaagttgctgctgcttttggGAAGTCGGTCTGGGTATCGGCGTCGGATGTGGTGGGAGTTGGTCGCTCGACCTCGACCCAGTCGAAGGAAGGTGACACTTGCCAAGGCTGAATCTTGCTGGCCTCTGCTTTCTCGAgtttctcctcttctgtTTCAGGGCTGTCGTCTGCATCTGCCTCTCTCAGAGCAGCACGCCCATTGACGCGAGTCTGGAGCCTAGTGTGGTCTCGGACTTGCAAAATGGTGTCCTCCAGCTTGCTGATATGTGCGTCGTTGGCTTCACGCATGTCTTGGTGATACTGCTCACGCTCCTCGATGTGCGCTTGCTGCTTCGCAATCTCTGCCTGGTATTGGGACCCGCGTCTCTCGACCCTGTCAATGTCCTCCTCATGGTCACCTTCGAGCTTTGCGATCTGAGCGCGCATTTGTTGCGCCTCGTGGGCCTGATCTTCGAGCTTTGCGATCTGAGTGCGCATTTGTTGTGCCTCTTGAGCCTGATCTTCGAGCTCTGCGATCTGAGTGCGCATTTGATCTGCCTCTTTGGCCTGATCTTCGAGCTGGGCGATTTGTGCACgcatcttctcgatctcgcgATCCTGATCTtggatcttctgcttctgctcggtGATCGTGTACGCGGAGCTGCTGATGTCATCGCCGGTGGATTGTGGGCGTCGCTTCGGAATGTGAAGATCGTCGGTGTCGTTGACTGCGTTgccctcgtcgtcgctgtcgaatTCTTGCTGGGCGGCGTCGAGCTCTTGTGCCATGTTGGAGACCGTGCGATTGCCAGTACTGCGACGCTTGGAGTCGGCATCGTCTTGTGGCTGTGAGTTAGTGCTGTCACCAGAAACGCCACGGTTCATCGCAGCTTGCTCTGAGACTCGGCGGAAGTGAGCGGCGAAGTTGTCAGGCGTCAGGTCCTTGCCCTCCTGAGCGAACTGctcctcgacttcttcgtgAATGACCTCCAAGAACGCGCGTGCCGTGCCAGCGTCGTCATGCTCAGCGAGCTGCTTCTCCAGGGTGTCGATGTCGCGCTGCGCCAGCTTCAGATCAGTCTCCAGCGCATCGCGCTCGGCCCGGAAGGTGTCTCGCTCCTCTCGATTGGTCTTCATGTCCTTGCGGAGGTTGGCCAGAAGTTGTCTCGTCTcagcttccttctccttgagAGCCGCGAGCTCGGATGCTGTCTTGGAATGCGCATCTTGCTCTTTCGCCAGTGCTCTGTCGGATTGTGTAGCGGAGGCTTCGGCGTCACTGAGGTTGCTGATGATGCCTCCATGTAGTCGCTTCTCGTCGGCGAGGTTGCGCTTGAGTGCATCGCGCTCACGGGCGAGCTCGTCGATCTGCTGGTCCCTGACAGCGAGCTTGTCGTAGTAGTCGCGGTTGGCATCCTCGAGCTCGGCATTTTTGGAGAGTGCCTGGTTCAGCTGTGCAGTGAGGTCGCCTTCTGCAGACATTGTGTCAGCTGGCAGCCATAGTGGAACGAGCGAATGAAGAGATAAATATGAACGAGTGAACGAGGGGGTGAATGTGCTTGTGAGAAGTTGACTTACCACCGGTCGCGACTGTTTCGGAGAGTAGCCGCGCCTGTGGACGCGGCGCAAAGACGGGAGCTTCCGGGAGCGGGCCGGATTGTGAGGGCGAAAGTGAGGGCGGAAGTGAAGGAGGACCAGCCTCCtctggttgctgctgctgctggccaggCAGCGGTTTCTCGCCAGCTTGGCTCGAACCAGCGAGCCCGCCGagagaggaggtggaggtggaggccgAGTCTTTCATCGGCCCTCCGCGGGTGGACTTGGCCAACAGCGGGCGCTGCTGGCGACGTCCTTTGTTTCCGCCGAAGccagcggcggcgagctgCTCCGGGGTGGGCTTTGGTGGCATCGTGTCCTCGCTGTCGGCGGAGCGGAATGAGAATGGGTATacaaagaaagaagagaaggaaagaaactTGATGGAATGAGGAATGTTCAATCATACTACCTCTCATTGTTTGTATTGTCGCACCGCTCTCCTATTGTCAGTACCTACCACAATCAACCAGAAATGCTACAACAATAGCTCGGAAAGCTTGTGAATTGTTGAGTGTATTGTCGAGAGAAGGACAATAGCAGAAATCAGGTGAAGATGACGTTCTTATTCGGCTATTGTGGGAAAACTTCGGCATACGGCGGTCGTGCAAGCATGTCACCAGTGCATTGGCGGTGCTTCCATAAGCTGGTCGACGACAGAGGAGCGCAATGCAACTCTTTCAGGGGAAATGGCGACTGTGTTTGATGAGAAGTATGATTGGAGAATTTGCTTACTAGGCTCGAAACATTCATTTTCCAACGAGTGGTGCACTATTGTGCTCATCAGTCGAAACACTTATGCCTGAATGCCACCCAATATAGCGTGGAGACTGCAGCGGCAATGTAACATGCTTCTGATCTGCTGAGAATGACCATACCGTTCGGTCGACCTCGACGGCAAAAGTCTATTCCCGAATGATGCTGAGCTATCCACGGCGACATCGCTTACTCCTTTGCAACACCCCATCCTGGCTCACCCAGCCAGCCAAATATCTCTGCGGCGTTGACAGCAGCGTTGCTTGCACTGCCCCCGCGTCCTTGAGGCCCAGGGGCGTTCTTCCATTCCACGTTGCGAGTTGCTCCCTTGAGCACTTCCAGGACCCAGCCACCAACTACTTCATCGCTTTCCACGCATCTCAATAGAGCCTCGGCAACCTCTTCTGGCTCCACCCACTCGTCCTGTTTCTCGTCAAGCAGAGTCATCTTCTCTGGGTGGTCGGTCCAGAGAGGCGTCCTGATGATTCCAGGAGCCACGCCATTGACCCGGATACCCAGAGTCTCTTCCAGCGGCGCGAGAGATCGAATGAAGCCTGAGATAGCGTGCTTGGAAGCAACATACATAGGAGCAGGGAAGCTGGGTGTCTGGCCTGCAATACTGGTGATATGCACAACTCGCTTTGGGTTGGTAGCAGAGACTTTGCCTGACTTGCTGCCCTCTGTCGGGTTGAGCCACTTTGACATGGCAAGCTGAGTGACTCGAATAGGGTGTGTCAAGTTGACATCGAATAGCGCGTAATGGCCCACGCCATTATCGCCGTGGAGCTTGTCTTTCGATGCACCGGTGCCAGGCGGGATCCAAAAATTCGTCCAGTGGGGTTCGAAAATACCAGCTCCCGGGCAGACGATATCAGCTCCGCCGAATTCCTTGTCCGTAACATCAAACGCGTTGGAAAGCTGATCCCAGTTGACGACATCAGTCTTCACGAACACAGCTCTGGgcttcttgccatcttgTGATGAATACTGTTTTACAAGCTGCTCGGCTTCAGGACGCAGGCCAATGTCTGCGACGACAACGTTGCATCCTTTCTCGAGAAGGAGTCTAGCGAACGCAAAGCAGATGCCTGGCTATCATGTCAGTAATCGCGGCTGAGTTGAAGACGAACGAGTCTTACCACTTCCTGCACCTGTAACAAGTGCAGTCTTTCCCTCGACACTGAATTTGACGCttccagaagcagcagccataATGAAAGAGATGGAAGTGATAAGAATGAATGGAATGGCGTCCAGTCCAAGAGCTGGAGACTTACATTATAAGCTGTAGCTCTTGAGAGCTCTGCTCGCTAATGGTTTAAGCCGAatgatcatcatcgtcggtgCACAAGCTCCGTGGGGACGCCGTCTGACCAGATGCGTTCTCGGCGGCGGGCTCCAGTAGGAGTGTGGAGGGCGGGGTCGGTCGGTAAGTGAATGAGAGAAGTGTCCGTTGCCAGAAAAGGTTGGTGCATTCGCCGCACCTTCCCGATGCGACGCGTCGACGTCGCGTTCACGATTCGGCCGCCCGCATCGCGTCGCATGCACAATTCCTCCAAGAACGTCATGTATGGAATGAGACATTGTCGCTAAATACTCCGATGGGCCGTTTACCGAGCGCAGCATGTCGTATAAGAGGCGTGCCGActgggacgatgaagagttgGGCAGAACCCCGAAACGCCAACAAGTCGCGACTGGCAGTTGGAGAACTTCATACGAGAGGCCGAAAGGACACGAACCACGTATAAAGTACAAGCCGCATGCGGACTCTGGAGTTGGCAAGGACTTCCACAGCGTACCGTATCCATTGACTCTGTTACCCAAGAAGACGTGGCAAGCTCTTAACAATGGCGGTGCCAAGGGCGGAATATGTTCACGCTGCGGAAAGGACCGGCATTCAAGTCCGTGGCAGCGGAAGCTCTTCCTCGTGGCCGAAAGGTTGAGCTGGGACCAGAGGACTACCAGTTCGCAGCAGAGAGAGCAGAATGAGGTGGCGCTGTGGGCTATCAACGCCGAGTTGGGCGTGTTTGATCCTGCtgtggacgatgatgaagtcgtGATCGGTGGGAAGCACAGCCGCAAGAACGAATGGTATCCATATCGTAACAAGGTCGAGGCAGAGATGGCTCTGAGAATGATCGAAAAGGCTGACATTCTTACTGAAATGTCGTGGCCGCTATGGAAGGCTCAGGCTCTTGCGGCGTCGGAACATGCCGAGAAAACTGATGGGACCAACGATAATGCAAGCACGTCGCATCAAGGCGAAAGCTCGGCGTCTATGAGGCAGCCGCTGGGCGAGATCAGCTCGAATTCGAGTCAATCATCGCGTGTATCGCCCAAAGGCAAAGAAAAGCTTTCCACCACTTCAAGGCCATCTTCGCCTGCTCATGAGAACCAGCCAGAATGCACCTATAAGACCCTCGCAGACTTCTACGCACTGTTGGATAAGATTGAACGGACATCTCACATGGGTGCACGATATCTCGAGGCATACGCTGAGCGGCTGCATGCCGAGATTTGCAAAGATTGCTGGTTTCAGGACATGGTCATCGATCTgtccgaagatgaagatgaggggGATGCAG encodes:
- the VMA11 gene encoding v-type proton ATPase 16 kDa proteolipid subunit 2, which encodes MADYSSTSELTPKFAPFLGMGGIAFAMIFGCMGAAYGTAKSGIGIANVGVFRPDLIMKSLIPVVMSGIIAVYALVVAVLIAGNMKAPPGQNYSLYNGCMHLACGLSVGLTGLAAGYAIGIVGDAGVRAYMQQSRIFVGMVLILIFGEVLGLYGLIVALILNTRAAG